AAATTAAAAATGAGCGtaaaatgtaaatatataaaattaatttattatttgatatatatatataatgtcgtaaatacatattgaagtaaatttaaataagaaaaatatgtgaatcaaattatattatgACTATAGGTGGCAAAAAATTTTGTGGTAAAATATACAAAAATCAtcaataaaatctaaaaaaaagcAACAAATATGGGTTTGTTTTTTCATCGTTAAAAATCTATTAAatgcaatgaaaaatattttggtCCTCTTAAAATTAATACTTAAATATTATCTTTTAATTTCTGCCGTTAAATATTTGCAAATTCATTTTTTAAATGTTATCTTTCAATtaaaattcatatcatgttggTGAATAAATAATGTTTTAATAAATAAATGTTTTTGATGCATGGAGATAAGACCACCCAGCGAAGCCATGACGTCACTTTTATTATTGGCTTCCATGATTCTCTTTCCTTGCAGCGACTTCCAGCACGAAGCACAAGTAGCTAGTGCAGCTACAAAGACAAGTACCACAAGTTCAATCTTTCTTCGATCCTTGGCAGCAAAACGATACAATAACTTTAGTAAAATGGAGAAAGCACAGCTGGTGTTCGTCCCCTGGCCTGGTATGGGCCATCTTGTATCCGCAGTGGAGCTAGCAAAGCATATTCTCACCCGCGACCACCGACTCTCCGTCACTGTCCTTATCCTCCAGCTATCTTTCATCAACTCCAAGCAGGTTCATAACTACATTGAATCGCTTCAAGCTTCCTCCTCCACTATATCCAATTCTCTCCGATTCATTGTTTTGCCGAAAGATGAGcctgaattatttaatttcactTCTTTTATCGAGAGACAGAAACCCCATGTTAAAGAAGCTGTGTTAAAGATCATTCAATCAGAGTCGACCACTGACTCGCCTTCACCTCGACTGGGAGGTTTTGTTTTAGATCTGTTTTGCGCGCCGATGATTGATGTGGCTAACGACTTTGATGTTCCGTCTTACATTTACTTTACTTCAAGTGCAGCTTTTCTTGGTCTGATGCTTTATTTACAGAAGATTCATGATGAAGAGAAATTTGACCCCATTGAGTTCAAGAACTCGGATGCTGAGTTACCAGTACCGAGCTTAGTAAACCCATTTCCTGCAAGGGTTATGCCTTATGCGATGTTAAGAAGAGAGTTGCTTTCTCCTACATTAGAGAATGCAAGAAGATATAGAGAAGTTAAGGGTATCATCGTAAATACATTTTTGGAGTTCGAATCCTATGCGATTCAGTCTTTAAAAATGCCTCCTGTGTATCCTGTGGGACCCATTTTGGATATTGGGTCGGTCGGAAGCAACGCACCCCAGGAAATAATGCAATGGCTTGACAACCAACCTCTTTCATCAGTAGTGTTCTTGTGTTTTGGAAGCATGGGAAGTTTTAGCGAGGATCAAGTAAAAGAGATTGCATGTGCGCTAGAACACAGTGGGTATCGATTCTTGTGGGCCCTCCGCCGACCACCACTTCCGGGAAAACTAGCATCTCCGAGTAACTATGAGGATCCACAAGAGGTTTTGCCTGAAGGATTCTTGGATCGAACAGCTGGAATTGGAAAGGTGATAGGGTGGGCTCCACAAGTTGCCATCTTGGCCCATCAAGCTGTGGGAGGTTTTGTATCGCATTGCGGGTGGAATTCTGTGCTGGAGAGCATATGGTTTGGGGTTCCAATCGCCGCGTGGCCAATATATTCAGAGCAACAACTTAATGCATTCGAGATGGTGTTTGAGTTAGGATTAGCAGTGGAGATTAAAATAGATTATAGTAAGGACAGTGAAATAATTGTGAAGTGTGATGAAATAGAGAGAGGGATAAGGTGTTTGATGGAGCACGATACTGAAAAAAGGAAGAAAGTTAAGGAAATAAGTGAAAAAAGTAGAAAGGCCTTAATGGAGGGTGGATCTTCACACTTTTGGTTAGGTCATTTCATAAGAAATGTTATGGGTAATTAAGAGTTAGCATTTggttcaaatcgaatcaaattgaatcgaattgaattaaatcgtgaaaattgaattataaattttagaaatcgaatcgaactgaaatgaatgaaaaattgaatcgaatcgaattatTTTATTTCGGTTTGGTTCAGTTCAAAGTGAtcgattttaatttttgattattttttaatgtaaatttgatTTTTGTGTTATTTGGTCTGATTTTGATATTGTTTTGaacctaataatcattaatcaataaaattaaacaatttacatatataaaattacatataattcataaatatctcataaaaataaataaattcaaaaatcaataaaaactatTCAGTTTGGTTatgtttaattgattttttttctctttaaaatgaaatcgaactaaaataattaaaatttttataatataaaatcaaatcaaatttaatcgaattatcttaaaaattaaattgaattataaaattaaaatgattcaATTCAGTTTAAATCGAATAATACTCattcattttgacaatttggcataaaataataaaaaaaaattgcaatgaaaattttattttaaaatttatatcattttaatttttattgatatatttaatttttgtaaaaaaaagaTATTAATTATCTATATGGgtgaataaaaaatataatattttaataaataaatatttatctaTAAAAGCCAGACTACAATTAAAGTGTATTGAGTTATATAAAAATAAGAGTCTTATTGAACTTAccataattttaataatgatcTCTTTCTGCAAAGACTACCCAGCGAAGCCATGACGTCATTTTTATATTATTGGCTTCCATGATTAAGATTACACGTTCACGGCTCTTTACTTATAGCGACGTCCAACACTGAACGCAATTAGCTAGTGCGCTGCTACACATAATACCACAAACTCATTCTTATCTTCTGCACTTCGGCAGCAAAACAATACAGTGTCTTTTGTAAAATGGAGAAAGCACAGCTGGTGTTCATTCCCTTGCCTGTTATGGGCCATATTGTATCCTCAGTTGAGGTTGCAAAGCTACTTCTGACCCGCGATCACCGACTCTCCATCACGGTCCTTATCCTCAACCTCTCTTTTGTCAACTCCAACCAGGTTCATAACTACATTGAATCGTTTGAAGCTTCCTCTTCCACTATATCTAATCGTCTCCAATTCATTGTTCTACCTGAAGAAGAGACTgaattgtttaatttcacttcTTCTATTGAGATACAGAAACCCCATGTTAAAGAAGCTGTGTTGAAGATCACCCAGTCAAAGTTAATCGCCGACTCACCGTCACCTCGACTAGCAGGTTTTGTTATAGATATGTTTTGCACAACGATGATTGATGTGGCCAATGACTTTGGTGTTCCATCATACATTTTTTTTACTTCAGGTGCCTCTGTTCTTGGTCTCCTGCTTTATGTGCAGAAGATTCATGATGAAGAGAAAGTTGACCCTATTGAGTTCAAGAACTCAGATGCTGAGTTATCAGTACCAAGTTTAGTAAACCCATTTCCTGCTAAGGCTATGCCTTCTTCGTTGTTGAGTAGACAGTGGCTTCCTGTTTTACTTGACAATGCTAGAAGGTTCGGAGAAGCTAGGGGTATTATAGTAAATACATTCGTGGAGCTGGAATCCTATGCGGTTGAGTCTTTGAAAATGAGTATTTACCCTGTGGGACCCATTTTGAATGTGGGGTTGGATGGAAGAAACACTCACCAAGAAATCATGCAATGGCTTGACGATCAGCCGCCATCATCGGTAGTATTCTTGTGCTTTGGGAGCCAAGGAAGCTTTGGTGAGGATCAAGTGAAAGAGATTGCCTATGCGCTAGAGCGCAGTAGGTATCGATTCTTATGGTCCCTGCGACGACCATCCCCTCCGGGTCTCTTACCATCTCCAAGTGACTATGAGGATCCACAGGAGGTCTTGCCTGAAGGATTCTTAAATCGAGTGACAGGACTTGGAAAGGTGATAGGATGGGCTCCACAAGTGACCATCTTGGCCCATCCAGCCGTAGGAGGATTTGTTTCACATTGTGGATGGAATTCTGTGCTTGAAAGCATATGGTTTGGTGTCCCAATTGCGACATGGCCAATGTATGCAGAGCAACAATTTAATGCCTTTGAAATGGTGACAGAGTTGGAATTAGCAGTGGAAATTAAAATGGATTATAGGAATGACAGTGGAGTAATTGTGAATTGTAATGAAATAGAGAGAGGAATAAGAAGTTTGATGGAACATGATAGTAAGAAAATgaagaaagtaaaggagatgagtgAGAAGAGCAGAAGGGCCTTAATGGATGGTGGATCTTCATACTGTTGTTTAGGtcgtttaataaaaaattttatggaCGATTTAACTTAAAATATTAGATTTGGAACTTTCTCTTTGCTTcataataacaaaaataaaattcctTGATTGCTTATCcaaaaattataaatgtattacttttaatttttaatatgcaTAACCACATAGTTTATCCATTATTATTCCATccactaaaatttttattaaataaaaaataatatataaattgctGATACATGCCATTCTGTCACCGctcaattataaaaatatattgatTTATCATAAATCTAAGATATAATACATATAATATGATtcacctattaaatatatatGAGACATAGAGACTAGAGAGAGAAGAGCAAAGATAGATTTATTGGAGTTATGAAAAGGCACAAGGATAAATTTGATAGAGATTAAAATCTCAATATATATAAGGCTATACAATATAATAAATAGCaaaaagtatattatataataaattgcATATTAACCATTAACTTTaaagtaattaataaattttaattaataatttaagt
This sequence is a window from Hevea brasiliensis isolate MT/VB/25A 57/8 chromosome 10, ASM3005281v1, whole genome shotgun sequence. Protein-coding genes within it:
- the LOC131169611 gene encoding anthocyanidin 3-O-glucosyltransferase 2-like, whose amino-acid sequence is MEKAQLVFVPWPGMGHLVSAVELAKHILTRDHRLSVTVLILQLSFINSKQVHNYIESLQASSSTISNSLRFIVLPKDEPELFNFTSFIERQKPHVKEAVLKIIQSESTTDSPSPRLGGFVLDLFCAPMIDVANDFDVPSYIYFTSSAAFLGLMLYLQKIHDEEKFDPIEFKNSDAELPVPSLVNPFPARVMPYAMLRRELLSPTLENARRYREVKGIIVNTFLEFESYAIQSLKMPPVYPVGPILDIGSVGSNAPQEIMQWLDNQPLSSVVFLCFGSMGSFSEDQVKEIACALEHSGYRFLWALRRPPLPGKLASPSNYEDPQEVLPEGFLDRTAGIGKVIGWAPQVAILAHQAVGGFVSHCGWNSVLESIWFGVPIAAWPIYSEQQLNAFEMVFELGLAVEIKIDYSKDSEIIVKCDEIERGIRCLMEHDTEKRKKVKEISEKSRKALMEGGSSHFWLGHFIRNVMGN
- the LOC131169612 gene encoding anthocyanidin 3-O-glucosyltransferase 2-like, whose amino-acid sequence is MEKAQLVFIPLPVMGHIVSSVEVAKLLLTRDHRLSITVLILNLSFVNSNQKPHVKEAVLKITQSKLIADSPSPRLAGFVIDMFCTTMIDVANDFGVPSYIFFTSGASVLGLLLYVQKIHDEEKVDPIEFKNSDAELSVPSLVNPFPAKAMPSSLLSRQWLPVLLDNARRFGEARGIIVNTFVELESYAVESLKMSIYPVGPILNVGLDGRNTHQEIMQWLDDQPPSSVVFLCFGSQGSFGEDQVKEIAYALERSRYRFLWSLRRPSPPGLLPSPSDYEDPQEVLPEGFLNRVTGLGKVIGWAPQVTILAHPAVGGFVSHCGWNSVLESIWFGVPIATWPMYAEQQFNAFEMVTELELAVEIKMDYRNDSGVIVNCNEIERGIRSLMEHDSKKMKKVKEMSEKSRRALMDGGSSYCCLGRLIKNFMDDLT